The segment AAAAGTCAGTGTATGATAATTACAAATGCCTAACCCCTAACCATGAATGTTTATCAAGAATctgcctctttagtcacatgaaaagttgcaaaggatttttgcTTTTGTTcttctgaatccacccagctctaatgggtacctgacattagttgcagaaaagtaaaggcagttggtcattgtgctggctacatttagccttatttttatttaggACTTCCATATACCTAAACTGCTATTGGGATTACATTTACAAGGCATTTGTAATTTTTCCCTTATATTTTTACCAGCCCCCTAatgttttgtgtagtctgtttttctgtctgcctgatTAGAtcaaagaaactagaaaagatattaaaaattccGACATCATGATGTTTTAGTACTTTAAAATTAAGTGTATTCTCTTGTATAAAAtacttacattaaaaaaaaacacctgtttacttgtgttttaaaaatgaaaaaaaatgtgtagtaTGGTATGTATATaagtcaaatttaatttaaaacatcattTAATAAGCAGTGTTTCGTATTATGCACTGCAGTGCAATTTATTACATTACAAACAATTTAACCACAAGTTTCTTCCTCGTGATCTTGAgtgagagattggccctttagaAAACAAtcagataatcattcaataacatcagataATCCATGTTCACATTGAACCTTATCTTCTCTatcatcagttcattgaatgcATAGGGATATTACCAaagtaattataataaaattaatttatactCATATATGCTATCACGACCCGATTCTCCCCCTCTCGTCACTACCTCATTTTActatatatgtatttatcaGTATTATTACATTGGCTCTTTTCGTCTAGTGATGATTCTCACTCTTGGTGTGTGTAATTACTTTGTCTGCATAATTATTAGAGTACTTtgaatctatataaatttaactAATGGCAACAATGTCACAACATCAATGACCACATAATGAATACTCATAAACTCaaactttttaattaaaactaatatttaatattctaaTTAGGGCATCGATGACCACTTTAAAATCATGTAATAAATGTAATGATTGATTGATAAATGAATTGATAATTGCAAATATAGATTATGattaacataaataaaataataagacaAGTGGCTTCAGTACTATATACTAATAAAACTAGTGTGTATTGGTTGACATAATAAACAATAGAGACATAATCAACAACACAGCAATTAGTTACCCATGCCAATAAGACCACCATGGCTACTCCCTTCTCCATGTAATTGACCCAGCGCCGCAGACTGCATTAGAGTTCAGTACCGCTGTCCATGTCATCTGATGCCAATCACTGCATGTCGCTCATTGTCTTGCTGACTGGTCTTCGCAACATCTATTCAGTCCCTCAACACTTAGACTGTCACATACTCAAGACTGCTACCCAGACTGCCATCTATCGCCTTGGACTCTGACTGACATTGACTCTAACTCTGACTTTAACTGCGACTGTCACTCAGACTATGACTGTGACTGTCActctaaataaacaaataaccaAGATATCGCTAACAACTAGCTAAAGCGAAattctatttattcataataGACTAACATCTAATGCTAGATATATAACTAATAAAAACATTCGTTCTTACCCTGGTCCCTTAGCCTAGGCGACTTGTTTGTAACCCTAACACTACATGGTGCTGTGTCCCGATTGCCCCAAAACTCGACTCTATATAGGCGGAGACCCTAACCCATGGCTAAACTAATGCTACTAAATCTTCTGCATctgtctttacaaaataattaacattgttcacacacacacatctgtgACATATGCATATTTAGTGGTGTCATGCCATCAGTCAGCCTTAGAATAAAAGAATATCGTCTAAACTTTCTATACTTATACTATACTATTTACTTTGTCGGAGATAATGTGgttattgatagtttgtagttcatagcttctgatattcttgctgagaatattgaaacctgcctgtgagttcccacacaaactatctttataacctggttgttgttttttttattatttttctatttagaattataataattggattgttattgttttattggttgcattattaaatgaatatattgattagctattgttatttttaaataatcatatttgtatctgttttttttttttttttttcagtcttaaGGACAAAATCTTAGCAATCTTTGAAGCCACTTACACACATTCAAGGAATCTGGCattatttgtttttgcttttaaaGGTTTAACCTCCACACTGTCATGGGGTGAGTCCAAGTCCCATCAGCTTCATGCatttctctcagctttttgtgcTGGCTTTGTTATTTTTGGCAAATACAACAAGGTGAATGAACAGGTAAGTGTTTATCCTGCTCTCAGTATAACTTATATAAAAAACGTGCATGAAAAACTAAACCTGGATCAGTCATATTTTCAACGTAAATAAGGTTGTAATATCAAGATTGTTAAGACTTGCTCCACATAAATTGTACCTTCCCAATAGAATATGATGGTTAAAGTAATGGTGCACGATTTTCCATTTGTTTAAATAGTATTCATTGTTTTTTATTAGTAAAAGAGTTTGGCCTCCTATTTATTACTGAAAAACTAGGGAAAATATATGTTAATAAATAGcacttataaattatatttttaaaatcatgcaGTATATGGTGACTGaccatttcatccccaattaaatatttttttcttattcattgtttaattgtgctgttaaggctttgacttaaagccctcatttcatctaatatataaataggattatgtagaatgctttttttatattttttgacatgttattaATGCATTTATTGTGTTTCCCCTTCAACTTTACATTCTTAGTGAGATTATATTGTAAGTCTGGGTGTTTACTTACCTATAGGGCTTCTATTGGATGGGGaggatgtaatattataatattatcctgcgcaTGATGTAATGAtgaaaggccaaggtgtggtagaagtagtggaaatcatttaagagatgagaacgattagaaTGCTTATGATCATGTTGCTGATAACTCCTGATGACCATCTTtcactttactttatttttcaatcgctctttcttgaaaatgggccttgaaataaagttttatttttttctaataaaggctgaCTTCACCCATCCTCAGAATATCATgtcgttttattttgtttttagttttagtcttatttCTTTAAACATTAAAGTTGTAAATTGTGCTATATTATCAAAGAGACTTGCAAAACATTGTTAAGTAATATGAATTGATGGATAATCTTCTGTACTTACAATCAATAGCCTATCTATCTTATTTtacttatctatcttatcttacctatctatcttatcttacctaTCTTTTCTTACCTATCTATCTTATGTGGTGcacagacaaaatagcgcagaaaaaatatatttctgtcATTTTGACAGAAATACTATAGATAtcgtaaattttttttgtttttgttttaaagttataattatttttcagttattttgcaggaaacactttagatatcttcaaacataaatatgcaaacagtaagcaaaaattattataaactaaaatgaacaatttcaaaatatagaatttatttacattcaaaaAGTGTACTTTGAAAACAGGCAAAGATACTTCagatttatacacacacacacaaactttcaaaaagttaaattgtaggaaatgtcaTGTAGAAATTCCATCACTGCTTGAACGGGGTCATCACATTTCAAAATCCTATTTTTAGcaagttatgcattttaaacattggtgaaaagggagaatgatataaaatttaactctttctctcctaattaatgataccatcgttgatttgaccccattaaataaaataaatttttggttttataaaacTTATTTGTGTTATATGAatagagcatgcattctcctataccaaaaagtaacgttttctaattacaaacaaaaatgttattgaagtgtaatcataacagggtagaatgtacaaatgtgaagaATGAACAAGTCAGCCAGAAcatagaaaataattacggagataaagagttaaagtaCTCTCATTCTGTGCAAACATAGCATACTTTCAGATCTATTCATATTGAAAAAGAtagaaacatcaacaaaaataagCAGcacattaaattactaataatctgGGACTTCTATACACATCATATACCGTATAAGTCTGCTCTATTTTGTCTTGCGTTTTGTCTGGAAATTTCACGCTATTTTGTCtgtgctattttgtcgggtcaccatCTTATGTAGATGAacacaaacactttttttttaacatgacttctatatttatacatgtttaATTTGTATAGTTTTAAATGgcaattaattttattcttatcttatgtgtcacactttttgtcatgtaaataaaaatgaataggCTACCGGTATATTAAATAattgcttatttcatgatttgTACAATGACTATTTGTTtcatgatcagatgatgaagagAACAGGGGGTGAAATGACTGGGAatcataataatattaatatttctttttgagaccatgcagtctatagggcagatggtataaaggtcatctgtttctgtgggccACAGttgatgagggtgtcatgtggccagcatatcaatcaactacctttacttttcccctactaatgttaggtaccagtaccctttagagttgggtggactcaaaggcatCCTAAAGAttgtgaaattaaaaatcccaatcttcaccaggatttgaacctgggaccttccagttcagaagccaagcactttaccactcagcattTAATCTTCAGCATAACTCATTAGGCCAGTGTGAATTTGAATATATTAATCATTAAAAGTGACATGGCtattggtatttaaaaaatatataaaaagatatTTGTAACTCAGAAGTTTACATtcctattttaattatttttttttacaaaataattttttttctgaaatatgatttttattatattatgtgCAAGAATGACTAGTATTAGAGTGTAAGATTTCATGAACATATTTCAAGCTGACATGGTTAATCATGGTGTATTTACTCTTTACAGATCAACCTGTACCTTATGTCTCGAGTGATCTACGGCCTGGCCAAACTTTTTGTACAGAAGAAAATTGTCCCTGAGCCCAAAACCAATGTATTCCCTTGGTTTGCTGCTATTATGTGGGGTTTGACTCTCTGGCTTTTTGAATATCAACAAACTTGTCTGCAGCCGTCCTTGGTCGCATCCatgacctatatatataaagacaGTGAGAAGTGGACAAGTCTTCGAGATTTTTTACTGTATAATGAGTAGATCTTGTgtgatattatttaattattgaaagATGTTTTGTAATATTCTATGACTGCCACTTATAAATAGAAACTTCTTGTTGATGTAAAGAGAAACACAGAAAATATTTGAAGGTTTTCTTTGGTCAAGGTTGCATCCTAATTCAACTTTTGAGTCTCTTTATAAATAGTACTTTATAATGGCCTTATTAGTACAtttgaatatctttttttaaaaaaattgctttgtattttgtttaggggtgcaccggatagtactttttgatatccggccggagccggatatgaccggatagtaaaatttgatattcggccggggccggagccggatacctaagtgtcttgttaatagcttgtgttgctgaacattttacgaaactgttaaataacatacctatattggttgtttttttttttccttttatataccgtattgttttaaactctgttactgattgatttattcaagcttaacagtatttctaaagatcggtatagcatgagtgtgtctgtgtgtatgtacgatgccaccaactgtaaaggatgtgtgtaggaaggtcaatgtaaataatgttagtatatatttaactagttactaatgtaaatctctcataagtaaattgcaatctgccttgtatagtggtcggatgtatgtgttcatgaatttaagaccaacaacctggtcagatatacctagtgaggttacacatgtagtcctagtgtagtgtgtatagttgtttgtgttaaccatcaagcattgttttttccttgagcatacgcacgcaatagagttgggtgtcagtcaaaaaagataacacattggcatggtcagtcaagcatgtagataaattatacccgtccactagttagaggtcaaggtttttttttttacgctccagcatattgtttctttgtttgctagatctaactgcggtattattattcaatttattttatgcgattttaaaatgtactgtaaggttttccgttatttattaagccaaaagaattaaataatgaaattagctttctttctaaaggttttaatacaaggcaaaaaaaatacacacacgcaaacatgcacatctttgttttattttattgtgcaaagaacgtacgtaagaaacattaaatgcaaagaacgtatgttagaaacagcttccttaattattacttattaattattttattcgtggtttcagtaactgttacaaaagggaacgatagtaagcctatggatgtcaggtgtgtaaaagtcgtcctagcctgatacacagtggctaagtacgcatcttaagtaaaaaaaattagtagggagttaattgactgtcacaaattataAAGAATATTgatatcaaatcaagacacttaactgcaggagtaatattcaagtcaagacgttagaaaaatatttatcgacagtgtaatatcctttgttagcacgttgtgtttttttcattctggcttaaaaaaatgatcaatgtctatcaatacattgggtgtcaaggaccaaagaaataaagagtagggggtgtttaTCTCTCCATTTCAAGATATAGCTctggtcgtgtcttctac is part of the Biomphalaria glabrata chromosome 10, xgBioGlab47.1, whole genome shotgun sequence genome and harbors:
- the LOC106071632 gene encoding peroxisomal membrane protein 4-like, whose protein sequence is MAALIDAVNRLLASGEHKHILSVIKGFRNGAVYGAKIRFPHALVMTFLFRNGSLKDKILAIFEATYTHSRNLALFVFAFKGLTSTLSWGESKSHQLHAFLSAFCAGFVIFGKYNKVNEQINLYLMSRVIYGLAKLFVQKKIVPEPKTNVFPWFAAIMWGLTLWLFEYQQTCLQPSLVASMTYIYKDSEKWTSLRDFLLYNE